One region of Citrus sinensis cultivar Valencia sweet orange chromosome 6, DVS_A1.0, whole genome shotgun sequence genomic DNA includes:
- the LOC102613085 gene encoding xyloglucan endotransglucosylase/hydrolase 2-like, giving the protein MSLSSSLRVAAALLFICNCLVAVSIATDLVKDVDIDEWGKEHVKVSEDGASLSLSLDKDSGSGFQTKEEYLFSRFDVELKLSPGYSAGVVTTFYLSSLGTKHDEIDFEFLGNVTGEPITLHTNIYSQGEGRKEKTYNLWYDPSEEYHLYSVVWTPKRIVFMVDDKAIRVHNNHEKDLNLPYPTKQPMRVYASIWNGDDWATKGGSVKINWQYAPYVAHYRNLNITEYEQGEDHPLTQEDKDYIEMVETEHMIYNYCDAYEKELVRECDVPIY; this is encoded by the coding sequence atgtcgtTGTCGTCTTCTCTTAGGGTTGCCGCTGCATTATTGTTCATTTGTAATTGTTTGGTGGCAGTCTCAATTGCTACTGATTTAGTGAAAGACGTCGACATTGATGAATGGGGAAAAGAACACGTTAAAGTCTCCGAGGATGGCGCATCCCTATCCCTTTCCCTCGACAAAGACTCAGGCTCAGGCTTCCAAACCAAGGAAGAGTACCTATTCTCGAGATTCGACGTGGAGCTAAAGTTAAGCCCAGGCTATTCCGCCGGTGTTGTGACAACATTTTACTTATCGTCTCTCGGGACAAAACACGACGAGATAGATTTTGAGTTCTTGGGAAATGTTACCGGAGAACCAATCACACTCCACACCAACATTTACTCCCAAGGCGAAGGCCGGAAGGAGAAAACCTACAACCTTTGGTACGATCCCTCGGAAGAGTATCACCTTTACTCGGTCGTGTGGACTCCTAAGCGGATTGTGTTCATGGTCGATGACAAGGCCATAAGAGTGCACAACAACCACGAGAAGGACCTAAACCTCCCATATCCAACAAAGCAACCAATGAGGGTATATGCCAGCATTTGGAATGGCGATGACTGGGCAACGAAGGGTGGCTCCGTCAAGATTAACTGGCAATATGCACCTTACGTAGCCCACTACAGGAATCTCAATATAACTGAGTACGAGCAAGGGGAGGATCATCCTCTTACACAGGAGGATAAGGACTACATTGAAATGGTTGAAACAGAGCACATGATTTACAACTATTGCGATGCTTATGAAAAAGAGCTCGTGCGGGAATGTGACGTGccaatatattga
- the LOC102629864 gene encoding nuclear envelope-associated protein 2: MSASGHRSSMSTSSSSSSSSVPAREIDPLLKDLNEKKQSFRKNVVSLAAELKEVRTRLASQEQCFVKETLTRQEAEMKAKNMEDEICKLQKTLEERNGRLQASACTAEKYLMQLDGLRSQLAATKATADASAASAQSAQLQCLALVKELDEKNSSLKEHEDRVTRLGQQLDNLQKDLQARESSQKQLKDEVFRIEQDIMQTIAKAGVNKDCELRKLLDEVSPKNFERINKLLVVKDEEIHKLKDEIKIMSAHWKLKTKELESQLEKQRRADQELKKRVLKLEFCLQEARAQTRKLQRMGERRDKAIKELRDQLAAKQQDAHVGTEKQNFWETSGFKIVVSMSMLILVVFSKR; this comes from the exons atgtcaGCTTCTGGCCATAGATCATCCATGTCAACATCTTCCTCCTCCTCATCATCTTCAGTTCCTGCTAGAGAGATTGATCCTTTGTTGAAGGATTTGAACGAGAAGAAGCAAAGTTTTAGAAAAAATGTTGTGTCTTTAGCAGCAGAGTTAAAGGAAGTAAGGACCCGTTTGGCTTCGCAAGAACAGTGTTTTGTTAAAGAAACCCTAACAAGACAG GAAGCAGAGATGAAGGCAAAGAACATGGAGGATGAGATTTGCAAATTGCAGAAGACATTAGAGGAGAGAAATGGTCGGCTACAGGCTTCAGCTTGTACAGCTGAGAAg TACCTGATGCAGCTGGATGGACTTAGATCACAGCTTGCTGCCACTAAAGCAACTGCAGATGCAAGTGCTGCATCAGCTCAATCAGCACAGCTTCAGTGCTTAGCATTGGTGAAAGAATTAGATGAGAAGAATAGTTCATTAAAGGAGCACGAGGATCGTGTAACTAGATTAGGACAGCAGTTAGATAATTTGCAAAAGGATCTTCAAGCAAGAGAATCTTCCCAGAAGCAATTGAAAGATGAAGTTTTCAGAATCGAGCAAGATATCATGCAAACCATTGCCAAAGCTGGAGTAAACAAGGATTGTGAACTGAGGAAATTGTTGGATGAGGTTTCTCCAAAGAATTTCgagagaattaataaacttCTGGTTGTTAAGGATGAAGAAATACACAAGCTGAAAGATGAAATAAAGATTATGTCTGCCCACTGGAAGCTAAAAACTAAAGAATTGGAATCACAG TTAGAGAAGCAACGGCGAGCAGATCAGGAACTAAAGAAGAGGGTGTTGAAGTTGGAATTCTGCCTCCAGGAAGCACGTGCTCAAACAAGAAAGCTTCAAAGG ATGGGAGAACGAAGGGACAAAGCTATTAAAGAACTCAGAGATCAATTAGCCGCAAAGCAACAAGACGCACATGTGGGTACCGAAAAACAGAATTTCTGGGAGACCTCAGGTTTCAAGATTGTAGTTTCCATGTCAATGCTGATCTTGGTGGTATTCTCCAAGCGTTGA
- the LOC102630767 gene encoding glucan endo-1,3-beta-glucosidase 3-like: MAKAASKYFFLFLFNILTISSSATLVGFAFNGRENTSAASSTSEVTSFDSLGLKLDNVPSQRIRVYVADHRVLNFSSLLNSNASSSVDLYLNLSLVVDLMQSELSAISWLETNVLTTHPHVNIKSIILSCSSEEFEGKNVLPLILSALKSFHSALNRIHLDMKVKVSVAFPLPLLENLNTSHEGEIGLIFGYIKKTGSVVIIEAGIDGKLSMAEVLVQPLLKKAIKATSILPDSDILIDLVMKSPLVPDAKQVAEFTEIVSKFFENNSQIDELYADVASSMGEFVQKGLKIVRRLQNSLKTSIHDTTIFPTTPVPPDNKPTPTIVTVPATNPVTVSPANPSGTPLPIPSTTPVNIPPATPVNPAAPVTNPATIPAPVTVPGGAQPVTNPAAAYPPPAGGNVPVPVTPPATTNAPAIPGQSWCVAKNGVSETAIQQALDYACGIGGADCSLIQQGASCYNPNTLQNHASFAFNSYYQKNPSPTSCDFGGTAMIVNTNPSTGSCVFPSSSSSSSSSAPPSPPTSALTPPAQPSSTTPPATTTAPPGTTTSPPGTTTSPPVTTSPAPGTSGSVAPPGVLNSSNPASGFGSDSPPVVNTSTSAGSQLILSSLTLVTPFVIRLIIQQI; the protein is encoded by the exons TGGCTAAAGCAGCTTCTAAGtacttcttcctcttcctcttcaacATTCTCACCATCTCCTCTTCTG CAACTCTAGTTGGTTTTGCTTTTAATGGAAGAGAAAACACTTCTGCAGCTTCATCAACAAGTGAAGTAACATCATTTGATTCATTAGGCCTCAAGCTAGACAATGTCCCTTCGCAGCGAATTCGTGTTTATGTAGCTGATCACAGGGTTCTAAATTTCAGTTCTTTGTTAAATTCTAATGCATCCTCATCAGTTGATTTGTACTTAAATTTGAGCCTAGTTGTGGATTTGATGCAATCTGAATTATCAGCTATTTCATGGCTAGAAACCAATGTGCTGACCACTCACCCTCATGTGAACATCAAGAGCATCATATTAAGTTGTAGCAGTGAAGAATTTGAGGGAAAAAATGTGTTGCCATTGATTTTGTCTGCATTGAAATCATTCCATTCAGCACTCAATAGGATTCATCTTGACATGAAAGTTAAAGTCTCAGTAGCATTTCCATTACCATTGTTAGAGAATTTGAACACATCCCATGAAGGAGAAATCGGCTTGATCTTTGGCTATATCAAGAAAACAGGATCAGTTGTTATCATAGAGGCCGGTATTGATGGAAAATTGAGCATGGCAGAGGTTTTGGTTCAGCCACTGCTCAAGAAAGCAATCAAGGCTACTTCTATTCTTCCTGATAGTGACATTCTTATTGATTTGGTTATGAAGAGTCCTCTTGTGCCTGATGCTAAACAAGTAGCTGAATTCACTGAAATTGTTTCGAAATTCTTCGAAAACAACAGTCAgattgatgaattatatgcAGATGTAGCTTCTTCCATGGGAGAATTTGTGCAGAAAGGACTGAAGATTGTAAGAAGACTTCAAAACAGCCTGAAGACAAGCATACATGACACAACAATATTTCCGACAACTCCAGTTCCTCCAGATAATAAGCCTACACCAACAATTGTCACTGTCCCTGCTACTAATCCTGTGACTGTAAGTCCAGCGAATCCTAGTGGTACTCCTTTGCCAATTCCATCCACAACTCCTGTAAACATTCCTCCAGCAACTCCCGTGAATCCTGCAGCACCAGTCACAAATCCTGCCACAATTCCAGCACCCGTCACGGTGCCTGGAGGAGCTCAGCCTGTGACTAATCCCGCGGCAGCATATCCACCACCAGCAGGAGGGAATGTTCCTGTTCCCGTGACGCCACCTGCAACGACAAATGCTCCAGCAATTCCAGGACAAAGCTGGTGTGTTGCCAAGAATGGAGTCTCAGAGACAGCAATCCAGCAAGCATTGGACTATGCTTGTGGAATTGGGGGAGCAGATTGTTCATTGATTCAGCAAGGTGCCAGTTGTTACAATCCTAATACTCTTCAAAACCATGCTTCTTTTGCATTTAATAGTTATTATCAGAAGAATCCATCACCAACTAGCTGTGATTTTGGAGGGACTGCTATGATAGTTAACACCAACCCAA GCACTGGTTCTTGTGTTTTTCCATcgtcatcttcttcttcatcatcatcagcacCACCATCACCACCAACATCAGCATTAACACCGCCAGCTCAGCCATCTTCTACTACACCTCCAGCTACCACAACTGCACCACCAGGTACCACAACTTCACCACCAGGTACCACAACTTCACCACCAGTGACAACGTCTCCAGCGCCAGGGACGTCAGG CTCTGTTGCTCCACCTGGAGTGTTAAATTCAAGCAACCCTGCATCAGGTTTCGGGTCCGATAGCCCTCCAGTTGTTAACACATCAACATCAGCTGGGTCACAACTCATTCTTAGTTCCCTCACTTTGGTAACACCCTTTGTTATTAGACTAATTATCCAACAAATATAG